The Perca fluviatilis chromosome 24, GENO_Pfluv_1.0, whole genome shotgun sequence genome has a window encoding:
- the mxra5a gene encoding LOW QUALITY PROTEIN: matrix-remodeling-associated protein 5 (The sequence of the model RefSeq protein was modified relative to this genomic sequence to represent the inferred CDS: inserted 1 base in 1 codon), with amino-acid sequence MELQVVCILHTLLLLLMVPNVDPVPRVSPAPCPRPCSCPQPAELHCTFRSLLSIPATVSKHVERINLGFNSINKITDKSLAGLRKLELLMIHGNDIHSLPHGVFRDLTSLQMLKMSYNKLKEINRHTLQGLWSLARLHLDHNRLEFIHPDAFHGLASLRLLQLEGNRLQQLHPDSFTTFTLMGHFHVSTLRHLYLSDNGLTSLPSRLFAAMPQLENLYLHGNPWTCDCNMQWLRVWYKSSPGVLKCKKDRALPGGQLCPMCSSPRHLQSKDLLVVENLVCSSPVISSLHRTSLPDDVESEVMTREDFREPFGNVSLGLSDEHGNQVDLECGIDEPREFTKINWEQLNKLQLASNITLSVDLECPVDREKYEQLWRLIAYYSNVPAHLRRDVMLRKEPHPTYVYKQDSEKDTQYYTGVKVNIMAQPAWLMQTSADLQLNRFQSSAKMVKLTLSTDLSETVEAELVQRQSRTWVMIESTNMTRKVLSAILGSASQMYCNVTSSGQPVINWMLPDGSKVEAPYSGPDNRVSVSRDGRLDIKAVSHTDTGIYYCIAKVHGDLAVMPFYLSVQESSSPPPGEDASITPIEGFTGNPVSLPCTASGSPDAEINWILPNHNIVSFQANSSRALVDSNGTLHIPRTQLMDSGYYKCIAVNQHGVDTLATKITFMQRKGTIRPLKTFPARPQSASGVNTQIKVPTENTEDASGDIEVTHLGAPLSRLDPLRRRVPGVLAPGRRGVYPSRTMRRRPAVLRKSTVSHVEDRRKVNMSKSKIDPEKWADILAKIRDRNADRNTVTPVPVQYTTERKLTQQTTELQDTFEGSSDGMTDFTTPHTPTQYTQMKTDKHITTQDLNWDLHTTSNSVFFLPQLTTSVPLHAVTFWQANTNTASSSGTFSLQENHSTNADVDRVKTADGSKALQRSGNTDRPNVLASSNNDRELSSRGSEIIPSVNPNESEINQEENGKYKDTLDGLQTQAMLTTVSQTTRLVSETNQEENGKYVRGTATTSQSHTPTKDTTIDLQSQEKLTTVSPITILVFTTTKRIGSEEQSPPRLRQTNSRRRNGGRRRKPNKRKQKLNKPTQFIATTRANAPRTTASTQLKINSLEVTTANLNTTVPFRGSQATSSGRLSHEESTVSGHNDEAATKFFSLHPKTNESHLPLAKPLFKSTSPAAAFPTASPEMGHGKTSSHVALRISESASASERSDMFTSITQWRFTGSPLSPVKPLEETQRVSVTGDLGPTPRSGNSSGGFHAVMQMQTDVRQNESDHQYIPVEKGEQMLLKETDKHSSLPLPTLSASAASLMEREIRTTSEYTSSGFIKTWLSIXFEGDSDTNQITTKTSTIPEKSYHSSSKNKTTSSESELERHPKETTNIGSNVDDLFTSTVITKPPSATSSRPDAVIPSTVAPHVSQPKTLSTGAEMGPSLRATTEEAPNINVIPNNQNIQHIIKSDFYPAAQPTAPKLALLMSTNPTSPALILTSGRTIKQTATPAPTITAIPTYPFREGLLTSTQDVSRKQQLPGQGSIPRGKPRITKSNFQTLTVEAETDAQLPCGAEGEPMPFLSWTKVASGASIAQNTRIQRFEVHPNGTLIIRNTQPTDGGQYLCTVQNQYGTDKMVVNLVVFAQHPRILQPRHRDITVHLGGKVDLECNTEGHPTPQVTWTLPNHVHVAAAGIATQQNIAIFSNGTLRINQAAYANQGIYKCIGSSAAGADTVSVRLYVSALLPMIQQMRHENTTLLEGANAYIHCSAVGGTQPHIRWITPDGVQLIASQFVNGRKLGVFPNGTLYIQGLGKENAGRYECSVSNVVASSTRTVILSIRRNPFSAKAHITSSSPQRTDVIYGGRLLLNCVAAGGPEPRIIWRTPSKKLVDAQYSFDPRIKVFPNGTITVHSVTDKDSGDYLCVARNKMGDDYVQLRVDVLTRPAKIEQKQQRSSQEVAYGGDLKVDCVASGLPNPEISWALPDGTMLNPVKQRESLSGGRTRRYVVFDNGTLYFNHVGTPEEGDYTCYAENQLGKDEMKVRVKVKVATSSPKIQDKDQKIIRVFYGETATLRCYAKGEPTSVVTWISPTNRVIAPAMDKYQVLDDGTLVVQKVQRFDDGNYTCVSRNNAGQDHKVIRLEVLVTSPMINGLKGTLNAVKVTAVADQRTLVDCIAEGMPIPRIMWVLPGNVILPAPYYSNRITVYPNGTLEIRWAKRTDSGKLACIARNEGGEVKLIVNLDIKEVVERAQIRGTNTDNLSLTVGNAVTLNCSFEGSTLPHVTWILPNGTPLHSGFQFSKFFHRPNDSSLIISNPSVAEAGMYRCLGHNSRGLVERTFTLSPGKKPEIINRYNSPVSVVNGEGLLLHCLTNAKPFRLTWTLPSGVVLNRPQRAGRYAVLPNGTLSIHQVSMYDRGLYGCRAANEYGSSQLSVSVIVMAYPPRITNGPPSVTYAKHGVAVQLNCVATGIPRVEVAWETPDKTRLAVSAQPRLFGNKYLHPQGSLVIQNPTQRDAGVYRCTARNAIGKDSKATILNVF; translated from the exons TGGCTCCGTGTCTGGTATAAAAGCTCGCCAG GTGTCTTGAAATGTAAGAAGGACAGGGCCCTTCCTGGTGGCCAACTGTGTCCCATGTGCTCCTCTCCCAGGCACCTCCAGAGTAAAGATCTCCTGGTTGTGGAGAACCTGGTCTGCAGCAGCCCCGTCATCAGCTCCCTTCACCGGACTTCCCTGCCCGATGACGTCGAGAGTGAAGTCATGACCAGGGAGGACTTCAGGGAGCCATTTGGAAACGTCTCTTTAGGCCTGTCAGACGAGCATGGGAATCAAGTGGACTTGGAGTGTGGTATTGACGAGCCAAGAGAGTTTACCAAGATCAACTGGGAGCAACTAAACAAACTCCAGTTGGCCTCCAATATCACTTTGTCAGTGGATCTAGAATGCCCCGTTGATAGAGAAAAGTATGAGCAACTGTGGAGGCTGATTGCATACTACAGCAATGTGCCAGCCCACCTACGAAGGGATGTGATGCTCAGAAAAGAGCCTCATCCAACCTATGTGTACAAACAGGACTCTGAGAAGGACACCCAGTACTACACGGGTGTTAAAGTTAATATCATGGCCCAGCCGGCATGGCTGATGCAGACATCTGCAGACCTTCAGCTGAACAGATTTCAATCGTCAGCCAAGATGGTAAAACTGACCCTGAGCACGGATCTTTCAGAGACAGTGGAGGCAGAGCTGGTGCAGAGACAGAGCAGGACATGGGTCATGATCGAGTCAACAAACATGACTCGGAAAGTGTTGAGTGCTATCCTGGGAAGTGCGAGTCAAATGTACTGTAACGTGACCAGTTCTGGCCAACCGGTGATCAACTGGATGCTGCCGGATGGCTCAAAGGTGGAGGCACCATACAGCGGTCCAGACAACAGGGTGTCTGTGTCCAGAGATGGACGGCTGGACATTAAAGCTGTCAGCCACACAGATACTGGAATTTACTACTGCATTGCCAAGGTTCATGGAGACCTTGCTGTCATGCCTTTCTATCTGTCTGTGCAGGAATCCTCCAGCCCTCCCCCAGGGGAGGATGCCTCAATTACACCTATTGAGGGATTCACAGGCAACCCTGTTTCCCTGCCTTGCACAGCATCTGGTTCTCCTGATGCTGAAATTAACTGGATTCTACCCAACCACAACATTGTTAGTTTCCAAGCCAACTCCTCCAGAGCTTTGGTCGATTCCAACGGCACTCTACATATCCCACGAACTCAGTTAATGGACAGTGGTTATTATAAATGCATTGCAGTTAATCAACATGGTGTGGATACGCTGGCTACAAAAATCACTTTCATGCAGCGCAAAGGGACAATTAGGCCATTGAAGACGTTTCCAGCAAGGCCTCAGTCGGCTTCAGGGGTGAACACTCAGATTAAAGTCCCCACAGAGAATACAGAGGATGCTTCAGGGGATATTGAAGTTACTCATTTGGGGGCTCCATTGAGCCGCTTGGATCCTCTAAGAAGGAGAGTTCCCGGGGTTTTGGCTCCTGGAAGGAGAGGCGTTTATCCATCAAGGACTATGCGAAGGAGACCAGCAGTGCTGCGGAAATCAACAGTATCACATGTCGAAGACAGGAGGAAGGTTAACATGTCAAAGAGTAAAATAGACCCAGAGAAATGGGCTGACATTTTGGCTAAGATTAGAGATCGAAATGCTGATCGAAATACTGTGACACCTGTCCCAGTTCAGTATACAACAGAGAGGAAATTGACACAGCAGACTACAGAATTGCAAGATACTTTTGAGGGATCATCTGATGGCATGACTGACTTCACAACACCGCACACTCCAACACAATATACACAAATGAAAACGGATAAACACATCACAACCCAAGACTTGAATTGGGATCTACACACAACTTCAAACAGTGTGTTTTTCCTTCCACAGCTGACCACATCTGTTCCCCTACATGCTGTCACTTTCTGGCAGGCTAACACAAACACTGCAAGCAGCAGCGGTACATTTTCTCTACAAGAGAACCATAGCACAAATGCAGATGTTGACAGAGTCAAAACAGCTGATGGATCTAAGGCCTTGCAGAGGAGCGGGAATACGGATAGACCGAATGTTCTTGCCAGCTCTAATAATGACCGAGAACTCTCTTCAAGGGGAAGTGAAATTATACCTTCGGTCAACCCAAATGAATCAGAAATAAACCAAGAGGAAAATGGGAAATATAAGGACACACTTGATGGTTTGCAAACCCAAGCAATGCTCACAACAGTATCCCAAACAACTAGACTTGTATCAGAAACAAACCAAGAGGAAAATGGAAAATATGTTCGTGGGACTGCAACAACTTCACAGTCGCACACTCCGACAAAGGACACAACAATTGACTTGCAATCCCAAGAAAAGCTCACAACAGTTTCTCCAATAACTATACTTGTATTTACTACTACGAAAAGGATTGGGTCTGAAGAACAATCGCCCCCGCGCCTACGACAAACTAACTCCAGGAGAAGGAATGGTGGTCGCCGGAGAAAGCcaaacaaaaggaaacaaaagctGAATAAACCCACCCAGTTTATTGCCACCACACGTGCAAATGCTCCAAGGACTACTGCCTCCACTCAGctaaaaataaattcattaGAAGTTACAACAGCCAATTTAAATACCACTGTTCCATTCAGAGGCAGCCAAGCAACGTCATCAGGCAGACTGAGTCATGAAGAAAGCACAGTCTCAGGGCATAACGATGAGGCAGCCACCAAATTCTTTTCACTGCACCCCAAAACAAATGAAAGCCATTTACCCCTAGCCAAACCGCTATTCAAAAGCacatcaccagcagcagcatttCCAACCGCCTCTCCAGAAATGGGTCACGGAAAGACAAGTTCTCACGTAGCCTTGAGAATCTCAGAGAGTGCGTCTGCTTCAGAGCGCTCGGATATGTTCACATCAATCACTCAGTGGAGGTTTACGGGCAGCCCTCTTTCACCTGTTAAACCCTTAGAGGAAACACAAAGGGTAAGCGTTACGGGAGACCTTGGACCTACGCCACGCTCTGGCAATTCCTCGGGGGGGTTTCACGCTGTAATGCAAATGCAAACAGATGTCAGGCAGAATGAATCAGACCATCAATACATACCCGTGGAAAAAGGTGAACAGATGCTTTTGAAAGAGACTGACAAGCATTCTTCTCTGCCGCTGCCAACCCTGTCCGCCTCAGCTGCTTCCTTGATGGAGCGTGAAATCAGGACAACTTCTGAATACACGTCAAGTGGCTTTATCAAAACATGGCTGAGCA TTTTTGAGGGTGATTCAGACACCAATCAGATTACCACAAAGACATCTACAATACCTGAAAAATCCTATCATAGTTcaagtaaaaataaaaccacaagTAGTGAGTCAGAGTTAGAACGCCATCctaaagaaacaacaaacataGGAAGTAATGTTGATGACCTTTTTACAAGTACCGTCATTACAAAACCTCCCTCTGCTACTTCATCAAGGCCTGATGCTGTGATCCCATCTACAGTGGCACCACATGTATCGCAACCCAAAACATTGTCCACAGGCGCAGAAATGGGCCCTTCATTGAGGGCCACAACCGAGGAGGCTCCCAACATTAATGTCATTCCCAACAACCAAAATATCCAACACATCATCAAATCAGACTTCTATCCTGCAGCTCAGCCAACTGCCCCCAAACTGGCTCTATTGATGAGTACAAATCCAACTTCCCCAGCCCTAATTTTGACTAGTGGGCGGACAATCAAGCAGACGGCCACCCCTGCACCAACAATTACTGCAATCCCAACTTATCCATTCAGAGAGGGACTTTTAACAAGCACTCAAGATGTGTCCAGAAAGCAACAGCTGCCTGGACAAGGATCTATTCCAAGAGGGAAGCCAAGGATCACTAAAAGcaatttccagactttgactgTGGAAGCTGAAACAGATGCTCAGCTTCCCTGTGGGGCTGAGGGTGAGCCAATGCCCTTCCTGTCATGGACTAAAGTTGCAAGTG GAGCGAGTATCGCTCAGAACACCAGGATCCAGAGGTTCGAAGTCCATCCAAACGGTACGTTAATCATTAGGAACACACAGCCCACAGATGGAGGGCAGTACCTTTGCACGGTCCAGAACCAGTATGGCACAGACAAGATGGTGGTCAACCTTGTGGTTTTCGCTCAGCATCCGCGGATCCTCCAGCCTCGGCACAGGGACATAACTGTGCACCTCGGTGGCAAAGTCGATTTGGAGTGTAACACGGAGGGTCACCCTACGCCTCAAGTCACGTGGACGCTCCCAAACCACGTCCACGTGGCTGCAGCTGGCATTGCCACTCAGCAAAATATTGCCATCTTCAGTAACGGGACTCTCCGGATAAACCAGGCTGCTTACGCAAACCAAGGGATTTATAAGTGCATTGGGAGCAGCGCAGCGGGAGCCGACACGGTCTCGGTGCGACTTTACGTGTCTGCGTTGCTGCCCATGATTCAGCAGATGCGACACGAGAACACAACGCTCCTAGAGGGCGCCAACGCCTACATCCATTGCTCGGCTGTAGGTGGAACACAGCCACATATACGCTGGATCACACCTGACGGCGTTCAGCTCATCGCTTCCCAGTTTGTCAACGGACGCAAGCTCGGTGTCTTCCCCAACGGGACACTGTACATACAGGGTTTGGGCAAGGAAAATGCGGGGAGATACGAGTGCTCAGTGAGTAACGTGGTGGCTTCCAGCACAAGAACGGTGATCCTGAGCATAAGGAGGAATCCGTTCTCTGCCAAGGCCCATATTACCTCTTCGTCCCCCCAGAGAACAGATGTGATCTACGGGGGGAGGCTGCTGCTCAACTGTGTGGCGGCAGGAGGCCCAGAGCCCCGGATCATCTGGAGGACGCCCTCAAAGAAGTTGGTCGATGCTCAGTACAG TTTTGACCCCAGGATCAAGGTGTTCCCTAATGGCACTATAACCGTTCACTCTGTGACTGACAAGGACAGCGGTGACTACCTTTGTGTGGCACGAAACAAGATGGGCGATGACTACGTTCAGCTGCGGGTTGACGTGCTGACCAGGCCGGCCAAGATCgagcagaagcagcagagatCCAGTCAGGAGGTTGCGTACGGTGGAGACCTGAAGGTGGACTGTGTGGCATCCGGTCTCCCCAACCCTGAAATCAGCTGGGCGCTGCCGGACGGCACCATGCTCAACCCGGTCAAACAAAGAGAGAGTCTCAGCGGGGGGCGCACTCGCAG GTATGTGGTGTTTGACAATGGGACGCTGTATTTCAACCATGTTGGCACACCAGAAGAAGGCGATTACACCTGCTACGCCGAGAACCAACTGGGCAAAGATGAGATGAAGGTTAGAGTCAAGGTAAAGGTTGCAACTTCCTCACCAAAAATCCAGGATAAGGACCAAAAGATCATCAGGGTTTTCTATGGAGAGACCGCTACACTGAGATGTTACGCCAAAGGGGAACCAACGTCTGTCGTCACATGGATATCCCCCACGAATAGAGTTATCGCCCCTGCAATGGACAAATACCAAGTCCTGGATGACGGGACATTGGTGGTTCAAAAGGTTCAGCGTTTTGATGACGGTAACTACACCTGCGTGTCCAGGAACAATGCAGGACAAGACCATAAAGTCATCAGGTTGGAGGTTCTCGTAACATCTCCAATGATTAACGGCTTAAAAGGAACTTTAAATGCCGTCAAAGTGACCGCAGTCGCCGATCAACGGACGCTTGTGGACTGTATCGCAGAGGGAATGCCCATTCCTCGCATCATGTGGGTTCTACCAGGAAATGTAATCCTCCCGGCGCCGTATTACAGCAACAGAATAACAGTTTACCCAAATGGTACTTTGGAAATCCGGTGGGCCAAGAGGACGGACTCGGGGAAGCTGGCTTGTATCGCTCGTAACGAAGGAGGGGAGGTTAAACTGATAGTCAACTTAGATATAAAGGAAGTTGTCGAAAGGGCACAAATCAGAGGTACTAACACAGATAATCTATCGTTGACTGTGGGGAATGCCGTGACTTTGAATTGCTCCTTCGAGGGCTCAACGCTACCTCATGTCACTTGGATTTTACCCAACGGCACGCCTTTGCATAGCGGTTTTCAGTTCTCAAAATTTTTCCACCGGCCCAACGACAGCTCTTTGATCATCAGCAACCCTTCCGTGGCTGAAGCTGGTATGTACCGCTGTCTGGGGCATAACTCTCGAGGGCTTGTGGAGCGTACATTCACATTGTCCCCGGGGAAAAAGCCAGAGATTATCAACCGTTACAACTCTCCGGTCAGCGTCGTAAACGGCGAAGGACTTTTGCTTCATTGTCTAACCAATGCCAAACCTTTTAGACTGACATGGACGCTTCCAAGTGGGGTTGTCCTCAACAGGCCGCAGAGAGCTGGACGGTATGCCGTGCTGCCTAATGGGACACTTTCCATCCATCAAGTATCCATGTATGATCGGGGCTTGTATGGTTGTCGAGCTGCGAACGAATACGGCAGCTCTCAGCTTTCTGTGTCAGTAATTGTGATGGCATACCCGCCTCGAATCACCAACGGCCCTCCCTCTGTGACTTATGCCAAACATGGAGTAGCTGTTCAGTTGAACTGCGTAGCAACTGGGATCCCTAGAGTTGAGGTAGCATGGGAAACACCTGATAAAACCCGCTTGGCTGTCAGTGCACAGCCACGCCTTTTTGGGAACAAGTATCTCCATCCACAAGGTTCCCTCGTCATCCAGAATCCGACGCAAAGAGATGCTGGTGTTTATCGATGCACAGCCAGGAATGCCATTGGCAAAGACTCAAAAGCTACAATCCTCAATGTGTTCTGA